In Brevibacillus brevis NBRC 100599, a single genomic region encodes these proteins:
- the secF gene encoding protein translocase subunit SecF, whose translation MSYDKDHTVIRFDIVKNRRKFFIASSVIIIIGLLFTLFQGLHLGVDFKAGTRLDMFIGKTFNPTDVEEVIKKEVPNVNFSKVTPYGENQAYTRFDQTISSDTLMKMEMALKAKYGQQVSKQVSSVDPSIAQEMVQKAAIAVAIAAVGIAIYIAIRFQWLFGIACVVGLAHDVFIPIALFSILGLEVDITFIAALLTILGYSINDKIVIFDRIRENLRTMKSKTIPELEHLVNVSLWQTMRRSVYTVATVFFTALALAVLGSESIQNFSLALLFGLVSGTYSSIFIAAQVWVNLKERNMKKKKEVM comes from the coding sequence GTGAGCTATGATAAAGACCATACTGTAATCAGATTTGACATCGTGAAAAATCGCAGGAAGTTTTTCATCGCTTCCTCTGTGATTATTATCATCGGCCTTCTGTTTACGCTATTTCAAGGTCTTCACCTGGGCGTTGACTTCAAGGCAGGAACTCGCTTAGATATGTTTATTGGAAAAACATTCAATCCGACAGATGTAGAAGAAGTGATCAAAAAAGAGGTTCCTAATGTGAATTTCAGTAAGGTCACTCCATATGGTGAAAATCAAGCCTACACACGTTTTGACCAAACCATTTCATCCGACACACTGATGAAAATGGAAATGGCTCTCAAAGCAAAATACGGTCAGCAGGTCTCGAAGCAGGTTTCGTCGGTTGATCCGAGTATTGCGCAAGAGATGGTGCAAAAAGCGGCGATTGCGGTTGCGATTGCTGCTGTGGGAATTGCCATCTACATCGCGATCCGCTTCCAATGGCTGTTTGGTATTGCGTGTGTCGTGGGGCTTGCGCATGACGTGTTTATTCCGATTGCGTTGTTCTCTATCCTCGGGTTGGAGGTAGACATTACCTTTATCGCCGCGCTTCTGACGATCTTGGGTTACTCGATTAACGATAAAATCGTTATTTTTGACCGGATTCGGGAGAACTTGAGAACGATGAAATCCAAGACAATTCCTGAACTGGAACATCTGGTGAACGTGTCGCTGTGGCAAACGATGCGCCGTTCTGTATACACGGTAGCGACTGTATTCTTCACAGCTCTTGCACTGGCTGTTTTGGGAAGCGAGAGCATTCAGAACTTCTCCTTGGCCCTGCTGTTCGGTCTGGTGAGTGGTACGTATTCCTCTATCTTTATTGCAGCCCAAGTATGGGTGAATTTGAAAGAACGGAATATGAAAAAGAAAAAAGAAGTAATGTAA
- the spoVB gene encoding stage V sporulation protein B: MKQSFFYGTVILIIAGGITKVFGFAHRIVLSRIIGAEGMGLYQMVVPLLYFLITVTTFGLPVAIAKQVAETEAANNPRLTRRFLLLALSVAGGISLFICVLLLLFSQWISGMLFADPRAHIVLLAAIPVIPISGISLVLRGYFQGKQNMIPTAVSQLVEQVVRMALVVVMTMSFLSEGIEYATAGAVASIIFGEAAGLLYILWQYRKGSKKAAAQLLDKPLLMTVSASKKSLSQLIHVALPVTLSRVIGSIAYVLEPMLVPYALVIAGFTTSTATSLYGQFAGMAVPLVLFPTFLTYSLSVSLVPAVAEAAYQKNAPLVHRRIYQAMRITLVIGAPCTVLLTIFAEPLCVLLYGNEYREVGVLLKELAPFSVFLFFQAPLAAALQGLDYAQVVFRNTLISAIIKTVAMFFFTAHPSFGIHGAVIALNIGITLGTLLHFASLIKKIGFTVDLREFGKIAVAMLLMGYSGSYIAKHWFTDISIGQLLTASTFISMLLYIVLLVAMRVLGKQDVRRIPWIGEQLAAFFPRR, translated from the coding sequence ATGAAACAATCCTTCTTTTACGGAACGGTCATCCTCATTATTGCTGGTGGCATCACCAAAGTGTTTGGCTTTGCTCACAGGATCGTGTTGTCGCGCATTATCGGAGCGGAAGGAATGGGGCTTTATCAGATGGTTGTGCCCCTTTTATACTTTCTGATTACGGTGACGACATTCGGACTTCCGGTTGCCATTGCAAAGCAAGTGGCAGAGACGGAAGCAGCTAATAATCCGCGGCTGACTCGCCGATTTTTGTTACTAGCCTTGTCGGTTGCCGGCGGGATTAGCCTCTTCATTTGCGTCCTGCTTCTCTTGTTCTCACAATGGATTTCCGGAATGCTATTCGCAGACCCTCGTGCACACATTGTTCTGCTAGCAGCCATTCCGGTCATCCCGATTTCCGGCATTTCCCTTGTCCTGCGAGGATACTTCCAAGGCAAGCAAAACATGATCCCTACTGCCGTCTCTCAACTTGTGGAGCAAGTCGTCCGAATGGCACTGGTCGTTGTCATGACGATGTCGTTTCTTTCGGAAGGCATTGAGTACGCCACAGCAGGGGCTGTCGCCAGTATTATTTTTGGAGAAGCCGCCGGACTCTTGTACATTCTCTGGCAGTATCGCAAAGGCAGCAAAAAAGCAGCAGCTCAGCTTCTGGATAAGCCTCTTCTCATGACGGTTTCAGCAAGCAAAAAGAGCTTGTCGCAACTCATTCATGTCGCACTCCCTGTCACGCTTAGCCGCGTCATCGGCTCCATTGCTTACGTGCTTGAGCCGATGCTCGTACCGTACGCGCTCGTTATTGCAGGCTTTACCACCTCGACTGCTACTAGCTTGTACGGACAGTTTGCCGGAATGGCCGTTCCTTTGGTGCTTTTTCCCACTTTTTTAACGTATTCCTTGTCCGTTTCCCTCGTTCCTGCCGTAGCGGAAGCGGCCTATCAAAAAAATGCTCCACTCGTGCATCGCCGCATTTATCAAGCCATGCGGATAACACTCGTCATTGGAGCACCTTGTACCGTCTTACTCACTATTTTTGCAGAACCCTTATGTGTCCTGCTCTACGGCAATGAGTATCGGGAGGTTGGCGTGCTGCTAAAAGAGCTGGCACCGTTCTCCGTCTTCCTGTTTTTCCAAGCCCCTCTTGCCGCCGCTTTGCAAGGTCTCGATTACGCTCAGGTCGTCTTTCGAAATACACTGATCAGTGCCATCATCAAAACTGTCGCCATGTTTTTTTTCACGGCACATCCATCATTCGGTATTCACGGCGCTGTCATTGCTCTTAATATCGGCATTACGCTTGGGACGCTATTGCATTTTGCCAGCCTGATCAAAAAAATTGGTTTTACGGTCGACCTTCGGGAATTCGGCAAAATCGCGGTTGCCATGCTGCTCATGGGTTATTCCGGTTCCTACATTGCCAAGCACTGGTTTACGGACATTTCGATTGGACAGCTATTGACCGCAAGCACCTTCATTAGCATGTTGCTGTACATTGTCCTACTCGTCGCCATGCGCGTCTTGGGGAAGCAAGACGTCCGGCGCATTCCGTGGATCGGCGAACAACTCGCCGCATTCTTCCCTCGCCGTTAG
- the secD gene encoding protein translocase subunit SecD produces MVKWGRFLLFLVVVGLLATLVATTTKQVAGNITLGLDLQGGFEILYEVEPLEAGHKVDIELLKSTAHMIERRINIGGVAEPVTTTELPNRIRVQIASQSADQDKLRELIGKPAHLTFRDENGKIMLQGSDLAPNGAAVGYDDLKRPLVTLKFSDPKKLEEATRANLHKPMAIFLDETMQTNPTIQSVISGGSAQITGNYTQESAQELADLLNSGAMPAKLVEKQVTSVGASLGTLALEKTMYAGYIGAALIFIFMLVVYRMPGMIANITLAGFTYFCMVVLDWMHATLTLPGIAGFILAVGIAVDANIITYERIQEEIRSGKTVLSAFRAGERRSLITIIDAHVTTLIATGVLFFFGTSSVQGFAVVLAMTIIVSIITNVFGSRFLLWLVVRSNMFKKPFWFGVKESEIREL; encoded by the coding sequence ATGGTTAAATGGGGAAGATTCCTCCTGTTTCTGGTCGTTGTAGGGCTTTTGGCTACGCTTGTAGCAACTACGACCAAGCAGGTGGCAGGAAACATCACACTCGGTCTGGACCTGCAGGGCGGGTTTGAGATTCTGTATGAGGTAGAGCCTCTCGAGGCTGGGCACAAAGTTGATATCGAGCTTTTGAAATCAACAGCTCACATGATTGAAAGACGGATTAACATCGGTGGCGTAGCTGAGCCAGTCACCACTACCGAATTGCCAAACCGGATTCGTGTTCAAATCGCATCACAATCAGCAGATCAGGACAAGCTTCGCGAGTTGATCGGGAAGCCTGCTCATCTGACATTCCGTGATGAAAATGGCAAGATTATGTTACAGGGAAGTGACTTGGCTCCAAACGGGGCAGCAGTTGGTTATGACGACCTGAAACGCCCGCTCGTTACCCTGAAATTCTCTGACCCGAAGAAGCTAGAAGAAGCTACACGTGCAAACCTGCACAAGCCAATGGCGATCTTTTTGGATGAGACGATGCAAACTAATCCGACCATTCAATCGGTCATTTCTGGTGGTAGTGCGCAAATTACTGGAAATTACACACAGGAATCGGCACAGGAATTGGCTGATCTGCTGAATTCCGGTGCGATGCCAGCCAAACTGGTTGAGAAGCAAGTAACCTCCGTGGGTGCTTCCTTGGGAACCCTGGCTCTGGAGAAAACCATGTATGCAGGGTATATCGGGGCTGCGCTGATCTTTATTTTCATGCTAGTTGTTTACCGTATGCCAGGTATGATTGCAAACATTACCTTGGCTGGATTTACCTATTTTTGTATGGTCGTACTCGACTGGATGCATGCAACGCTGACGCTGCCAGGTATTGCTGGATTTATTTTGGCCGTAGGGATTGCCGTGGATGCCAACATCATTACCTATGAGCGCATCCAGGAAGAAATCCGTTCTGGCAAGACAGTCCTCTCTGCCTTCCGTGCAGGTGAACGTCGTTCCTTGATTACGATTATCGATGCTCATGTAACGACACTGATTGCAACGGGCGTTCTGTTTTTCTTCGGGACGAGCTCCGTACAAGGCTTTGCTGTTGTATTAGCGATGACGATTATCGTAAGTATCATTACCAACGTGTTTGGGTCCCGCTTCCTCCTCTGGCTGGTTGTCCGTTCCAACATGTTTAAAAAGCCGTTCTGGTTCGGGGTAAAGGAGAGTGAGATCCGTGAGCTATGA
- a CDS encoding post-transcriptional regulator, with translation MDQAQKQEWYGQVVSLCVSKAEEFALLGYDNVAPEDVWECVTNGYKEMPPIHQLVNDILSLKTNKYMNYLMIQMYKNS, from the coding sequence ATGGACCAAGCGCAAAAACAGGAATGGTATGGGCAAGTCGTAAGTCTCTGTGTAAGCAAGGCAGAGGAATTTGCTCTTTTGGGTTACGACAACGTGGCGCCTGAAGACGTTTGGGAATGCGTCACGAATGGCTATAAGGAAATGCCACCGATACACCAGCTTGTCAACGACATTTTGTCCTTGAAGACTAACAAGTACATGAATTACCTCATGATTCAAATGTACAAAAATTCTTAG